Proteins encoded within one genomic window of Hermetia illucens chromosome 2, iHerIll2.2.curated.20191125, whole genome shotgun sequence:
- the LOC119649551 gene encoding aldo-keto reductase family 1 member B1-like, with protein MVRVPNIKLNNGLEMPVLGLGTYQSKPNEVAEAVKHAIDHGYRHIDTAFSYGNEKEVGAAIKEKIAEGVVKREDIYLVTKLWCIHHDPSKVEHACRKSLENLGLDYIDLYLMHNPVGFVYVDDSTILPKKQESDEFVIASDIDYLDTWKAMEQLVKKGLVRSIGLSNFNAEQTERLLKNAEVKPVTNQVECHIELNQKKLRELSKQYGIILTAYCPLAQHNPVEKKPAFLYDDRTIAIAKKYNKTPAQVAIRYLLQIGTIPIPKSVTKSRIEENINVFDFELNSDEIKILEQQDCGNRIARWPFINPTEKYYPFNAEF; from the exons TCCAAGCCAAATGAGGTTGCCGAAGCAGTAAAACACGCCATTGATCATGGGTACCGCCACATCGACACTGCCTTTTCCTATGGAAATGAGAAAGAAGTAGGTGCGGCAATAAAGGAGAAAATTGCTGAGGGCGTTGTAAAACGTGAAGATATTTATCTCGTAACCAAG CTCTGGTGCATCCACCATGACCCTTCCAAGGTTGAACACGCTTGTCGGAAATCCTTAGAAAATCTGGGACTAGATTACATAGATTTATACCTGATGCATAATCCTGTAGGGTTTGTCTATGTTGACGATTCAACTATTCTTCCTAAAAAGCAGGAAAGTGATGAATTTGTTATAGCAAG TGATATCGACTATTTAGACACTTGGAAAGCTATGGAGCAACTCGTGAAAAAAGGACTTGTCCGAAGCATTGGACTTTCAAACTTTAATGCTGAACAAACTGAGCGGTTATTGAAAAATGCTGAAGTCAAACCGGTTACAAATCAG GTCGAATGCCACATAGAATTAAATCAAAAGAAGCTCCGTGAGCTCAGCAAACAATACGGAATTATTCTTACAGCATACTGTCCCCTGGCCCAGCACAACCCAGTTGAGAAGAAACCAGCCTTCCTGTACGATGACCGTACTATTGCAATTGCCAAGAAATACAATAAAACTCCAGCACAAGTGGCAATAAGATACTTG TTACAAATTGGCACCATTCCGATTCCGAAGTCAGTAACAAAATCAAGGATTGAAGAAAACATCAATGTTTTCGATTTCGAACTTAACTCGGATGAAATCAAGATCTTGGAACAACAAGATTGTGGCAACCGCATAGCTAGATGGCCTTTTATTAATCCAACTGAGAAGTATTATCCTTTTAATGcagaattttaa